One genomic window of Geoanaerobacter pelophilus includes the following:
- a CDS encoding ATP-binding protein: MPDAMLKTSLAGKIRHLRPFKTEALLPVFEAVVNSIQAIEEMGDVRQGVITVRIRRDMRQGNLAFNDEDSSLPNIIGFEIEDNGIGFNNDNYESFQTADSTYKIAKGGKGVGRFLWLKAFERVDITSIYLSPDGTLTGRNIEFTITDGIRELTSHPFNIDHANTIVRLTGFKEEYRKLPSAFKSSPKIAQRIFEHCLTRFISDRAPTIKIIDDWDGVLINLHDLYNKIKGHIVTEDFSVRDSSFTMYHIRLYETHEKAHQLVYCADGRDVKNRSIGSLLGTSVQFDDDGKKFFYSAYITSPFLDANVDEYRQEFNIPDKNNLYSSDEISMEQIEQEAVQRTRTHLAPVIESVEKQKAEKVSKFLQNQAPMLRSVVKYCPEAMKEIEVNTTEEKMTQTLYAYKGKAEYEIRKNSDKLLRTQAKSVEEIDVQYKELTEKLEDLQKDQLAGYVLFRKMIIDLLDKKLCLNSDRKYCNEDIVHDIVFPRKTDTDTIGYENHNLWLIDELLAFHSLAASDKRLCDITTSSSEERPDVVVFSEVGDDRMARAISLIEFKKPQRTNFDEDPTKQLFRYVREIRKNGVWLPNGRQVTVNDTTRFYCYAICDLTPQVKEFAENGNYAALQGELGYYTYNRNHNAHVELVAFDKIVLDAKQRHKAFFEKLGIGS, encoded by the coding sequence ATGCCGGATGCTATGCTTAAAACTAGCCTTGCAGGGAAGATTCGCCACCTCCGTCCCTTTAAGACTGAGGCGTTACTACCAGTTTTCGAAGCGGTAGTTAACTCCATCCAAGCCATCGAAGAGATGGGCGATGTAAGGCAAGGTGTTATTACCGTGCGCATCAGGCGGGATATGCGACAAGGAAACCTTGCATTCAATGACGAAGATTCTTCTCTGCCCAATATTATCGGCTTCGAGATTGAAGACAATGGTATCGGCTTTAATAACGACAACTACGAATCTTTCCAAACAGCAGATTCTACCTATAAAATTGCCAAAGGCGGAAAAGGCGTCGGGCGTTTTCTATGGCTTAAGGCGTTTGAACGGGTAGATATCACGAGCATCTACCTGAGCCCGGATGGCACTCTCACGGGTCGAAATATAGAGTTCACTATTACTGACGGTATTCGTGAATTGACTTCCCATCCCTTTAACATTGATCACGCCAATACCATTGTGCGGCTAACCGGGTTTAAAGAAGAATATCGGAAGTTGCCGAGCGCTTTCAAATCTTCCCCCAAAATTGCTCAACGTATATTTGAGCATTGCCTTACGAGGTTTATCAGCGACCGCGCTCCAACAATAAAGATAATAGACGATTGGGATGGTGTGCTAATCAACCTGCACGACCTTTACAATAAGATAAAAGGCCATATCGTTACTGAGGATTTCAGCGTTCGCGATTCGTCTTTCACCATGTACCATATTCGTCTCTATGAAACCCACGAGAAAGCCCATCAGCTCGTTTATTGCGCCGATGGCAGGGATGTGAAAAACCGTTCCATTGGAAGCCTTTTGGGGACTTCCGTCCAGTTTGACGACGACGGTAAAAAGTTCTTTTACTCGGCCTATATTACCTCTCCCTTCCTTGATGCAAATGTTGATGAATACCGCCAGGAATTCAATATCCCTGACAAGAATAACCTTTACAGCAGTGATGAAATCTCAATGGAGCAGATAGAGCAGGAAGCGGTGCAACGGACTCGGACCCATCTTGCCCCAGTGATTGAATCGGTCGAAAAGCAGAAGGCTGAAAAAGTCTCTAAATTTCTCCAGAATCAAGCCCCCATGCTGCGGTCAGTAGTGAAGTATTGCCCGGAGGCCATGAAGGAAATCGAGGTTAACACCACTGAGGAGAAGATGACCCAAACCCTTTATGCATATAAGGGTAAGGCGGAATATGAAATCAGGAAAAATAGCGACAAGTTATTGCGAACTCAGGCTAAGAGCGTTGAGGAAATTGACGTTCAGTACAAGGAACTTACAGAAAAGTTAGAGGATTTACAGAAGGATCAATTGGCTGGTTATGTGCTATTTCGCAAAATGATTATTGACCTGCTGGATAAGAAGCTATGCCTGAATTCGGATCGTAAATACTGCAATGAAGATATTGTTCACGACATCGTTTTTCCGCGCAAAACCGATACGGACACTATCGGTTACGAGAATCACAACTTATGGCTAATTGACGAATTACTTGCTTTCCATTCTTTAGCCGCATCTGACAAGCGCTTGTGTGACATTACTACATCCAGCAGCGAAGAACGTCCCGACGTGGTTGTGTTCTCGGAGGTCGGAGATGATCGAATGGCGAGGGCAATTTCGCTGATTGAATTCAAGAAGCCCCAGCGAACGAACTTTGACGAAGACCCCACAAAACAGTTATTTCGGTACGTGCGAGAAATTCGGAAAAATGGCGTATGGTTGCCAAACGGAAGACAAGTTACAGTAAACGATACCACCCGTTTCTATTGCTATGCAATATGTGACCTAACTCCGCAAGTCAAAGAGTTTGCTGAGAACGGCAACTATGCAGCTCTCCAGGGAGAGCTTGGTTATTATACGTATAACCGGAATCATAACGCTCACGTCGAGCTTGTTGCCTTTGACAAGATCGTCCTAGATGCAAAACAGCGGCATAAGGCCTTCTTTGAAAAGCTTGGGATAGGCAGTTAA